Proteins found in one Geomonas subterranea genomic segment:
- the ftsH gene encoding ATP-dependent zinc metalloprotease FtsH, which translates to MNQFYKNLALWLVISLMMILLFNLFNKPKPTQEKLDYSDFIEAVETGKVKNVNRPVASVIIQGNEIIGKFADGKEFRTFKPADANLTDKLIEKKIVVSARPEEERFSWFSLLVSWFPIIFLVAVWIFFMRQMQGGGGKAMAFGKSRAKLLTEAQGRVTFEDVAGIEEAKDELEEIINFLKDPKKFTKLGGRIPKGVLLMGPPGTGKTLLARAIAGEAGVPFFSISGSDFVEMFVGVGASRVRDLFVQGKKSAPCIIFIDEIDAVGRHRGAGLGGGHDEREQTLNQLLVEMDGFESNEGVILIAATNRPDVLDPALLRPGRFDRQVVVPRPDVKGREMILKVHCKKTPLAPDVDLGVVARGTPGFSGADLSNVVNEAALLAARKEKSMVEMIDFDDAKDKVLMGVERRSMVISDEEKKNTAYHEAGHTLVAKLIPGADPVHKVSIIPRGRALGVTMQLPIEDKHSYSRESLLDRIAVLLGGRVAEEIIFNSMTTGAGNDIERATDIARKMVCEWGMSEKLGPVSFGKKDEQIFLGRDMAHQKNYSEATAIEIDHEIRLIVEQNYARVQELLKANLDSLHRISLALIEKENLTGEEVDRIIAGKEVSSEPVAAE; encoded by the coding sequence TTGAATCAATTCTATAAGAACCTGGCACTCTGGCTCGTGATCAGCTTGATGATGATCCTGTTGTTCAACCTGTTCAACAAGCCGAAGCCGACCCAGGAAAAACTGGACTACAGCGATTTCATCGAGGCGGTGGAAACCGGCAAAGTGAAGAACGTGAACCGCCCGGTGGCCTCGGTGATCATCCAGGGCAACGAGATCATCGGCAAGTTCGCCGACGGCAAGGAGTTCAGGACCTTCAAGCCGGCCGACGCCAACCTGACCGACAAGCTGATCGAGAAGAAGATCGTGGTTTCCGCACGGCCCGAGGAGGAGCGCTTCTCCTGGTTCTCGCTGCTGGTGTCCTGGTTCCCCATCATCTTCCTCGTTGCGGTGTGGATTTTCTTCATGCGCCAGATGCAGGGGGGCGGCGGCAAGGCGATGGCCTTCGGCAAGAGCCGCGCGAAGCTTCTGACCGAGGCGCAGGGACGCGTGACCTTCGAGGACGTGGCCGGCATCGAGGAGGCCAAGGACGAACTGGAAGAGATCATCAACTTCCTGAAGGACCCGAAGAAGTTCACCAAACTCGGCGGCCGCATCCCGAAAGGCGTCCTGCTCATGGGCCCTCCGGGCACCGGTAAGACCCTGCTGGCTCGCGCCATCGCGGGGGAGGCCGGCGTTCCCTTCTTCTCTATCTCCGGTTCCGACTTCGTCGAGATGTTCGTCGGCGTGGGCGCCTCCCGCGTCCGCGACCTGTTCGTGCAGGGGAAGAAGAGCGCTCCGTGCATCATCTTCATCGACGAGATCGACGCCGTCGGCCGTCACCGCGGCGCCGGTCTTGGCGGCGGTCACGACGAGCGCGAGCAGACCCTGAACCAGCTTCTGGTCGAGATGGACGGCTTCGAGTCCAACGAGGGTGTCATCCTCATCGCCGCGACCAACCGCCCCGACGTCCTTGACCCGGCGCTGCTCCGCCCAGGCCGCTTCGACCGCCAGGTCGTGGTGCCCCGCCCCGACGTGAAAGGGCGTGAGATGATCCTCAAGGTGCATTGCAAGAAGACCCCGCTCGCCCCGGACGTCGATCTCGGCGTCGTTGCCCGCGGCACACCGGGCTTCTCCGGAGCAGACCTCTCCAATGTGGTCAACGAGGCCGCGCTCCTCGCTGCCCGCAAGGAAAAGAGCATGGTCGAGATGATCGACTTCGACGATGCGAAGGACAAGGTTCTCATGGGTGTCGAGCGCCGCTCCATGGTCATCTCCGACGAGGAGAAGAAGAACACCGCCTACCACGAGGCGGGCCATACCCTGGTCGCGAAGCTCATCCCGGGCGCGGACCCGGTGCACAAGGTCTCCATCATCCCGCGCGGGCGCGCCCTCGGCGTCACCATGCAGCTCCCGATCGAGGACAAGCACAGCTACTCCCGCGAGTCGCTTTTGGACCGCATCGCGGTGCTCCTGGGTGGCCGTGTCGCCGAGGAGATCATCTTCAACTCCATGACCACCGGCGCCGGCAACGACATCGAGCGCGCAACTGACATCGCCCGCAAGATGGTCTGCGAGTGGGGCATGAGCGAGAAGCTGGGGCCGGTTTCCTTCGGCAAGAAGGACGAGCAGATTTTCCTCGGCCGCGACATGGCGCACCAGAAGAACTACTCCGAGGCGACCGCCATCGAGATCGACCACGAGATCAGGCTCATCGTCGAGCAGAACTACGCCCGCGTGCAGGAACTCCTGAAGGCGAACCTCGACTCGCTGCACCGCATCTCCCTGGCGCTCATCGAGAAGGAAAACCTGACCGGCGAGGAGGTCGACCGCATCATCGCCGGCAAAGAGGTCTCTTCCGAGCCTGTCGCAGCCGAGTGA